The Shewanella japonica genome has a window encoding:
- a CDS encoding DUF962 domain-containing protein gives MSTKKYQDFNSFYPFYLSQHQDVTCRRLHYIGSGIIVVMLIIVLLSQQWWLLWTLPVIGYGFAWVGHFFFEKNKPATFEYPFYSLLADWVMFAQMLKNKLGLKKNSG, from the coding sequence ATGAGCACGAAAAAATACCAAGACTTTAATTCTTTTTATCCTTTTTATTTATCTCAACATCAAGATGTAACATGCAGACGACTTCACTATATCGGTAGCGGAATTATTGTGGTCATGTTGATTATAGTGTTGTTATCACAACAATGGTGGCTTTTATGGACATTGCCCGTAATCGGTTATGGCTTTGCTTGGGTTGGTCACTTCTTCTTTGAAAAGAATAAACCCGCCACATTTGAGTACCCCTTTTATAGTTTACTTGCTGACTGGGTCATGTTTGCACAAATGTTAAAAAATAAACTCGGCCTCAAGAAAAACTCTGGTTAA